In Mycobacterium sp. Aquia_213, the sequence GGCCGCATCGATCAAATCGTCGGCATAATGCAGCAGCGGGTTCGGCAGTTGGCCGGCCAGCCAGCGCTGGGCGATGGCGTGCACCGGCCCGGTCACGATCGCGATCACCACTGGCATCGGAAAGTCCTTTGCCTCACCACGGGCGATGAAGGGCGCCAACCAGTTTTGGTAGGTCTCGGTCAGGCCGCGGTTCAAGTCTTGCAGCTGCCCACCGGCCTCGGTGGTCCAGTCGAGGTGGCCTCGGCCATAAAGGAAACGCGCACGGTCCGGGTTGTCCTCAATCCAACCCATCAGTTGGCGGACCACGC encodes:
- a CDS encoding TetR/AcrR family transcriptional regulator translates to MQSVQDGFWNVIRQNPATLREAIGGVVRQLMGWIEDNPDRARFLYGRGHLDWTTEAGGQLQDLNRGLTETYQNWLAPFIARGEAKDFPMPVVIAIVTGPVHAIAQRWLAGQLPNPLLHYADDLIDAAVAGMSGVPTKRPRRQQPPAQGRVRIQLLGSEGSVIAEGDAVAELTPVPPAR